From one Tsukamurella tyrosinosolvens genomic stretch:
- a CDS encoding Rv0361 family membrane protein — protein MFRVRRAAAEEERFTNEGMAEAMARDDNRGPLSRLRDLRGRLASWPAAPLHDHHPETAGSLGSAPADAVTPSHSDSLAKLVEDTAPAPTPGEAETVAIPVDGAAASAGADAESTDEAGGAPSEAETRVLPAAGRALDDEEGPVEHDADEDAAAEADEADEDDAEADAADAGSDEAAGAAASPLRTVGPVVTTSPAADESETTVLPVVQRPSTAETTAFPAQSRPAEETPAEPAEDEASADEAVADEGAQEADEAAATSETDEADTDTDTDQVAADAVAADADGTDEDGPERADGSDSAEDADGADGPGGADAADGADSADGSDDADDDGPSVAAAAAGVAGAAAVVAGAAAVADEDQDDDASAEDDATADDAVDEDDVTSEAAEDADEDTASDDEPEPTADDAPVADDAVDDEAAADDDEQDPAVQDETAQDDADQDEAADEGDAEASDEDGADEAASPLRTVGPVETEAPAPEATAEDEADGAAPDEATAADDAGDVDEADAAATTAIPVAERPDQAIIDTEQNELPDATPATEAIPVAPLAAPAAPGPDLAKPRAPQESAGRQSPEYYAPAGGQDAPSKGKRTLWIVAAAVVAVVVIVAAIALLVPKSGSGSSSDPRQQAANATTSFIDAVGRGDLAALRAQTCGNAKAYYDGLGDDQWQRVYGNAKADGLLPELDGLQAVDVRGEKAEVQVEVHYANKPSAKVRNTLTLEKDADTWKVCTRVGAR, from the coding sequence GTGTTCCGCGTGCGGCGCGCCGCCGCGGAGGAGGAACGATTCACGAACGAGGGGATGGCGGAAGCGATGGCGCGGGATGACAACCGGGGACCACTCTCGCGACTTCGTGACCTGCGTGGACGCCTCGCCTCCTGGCCCGCCGCGCCCCTGCACGACCACCACCCCGAGACCGCCGGCTCGCTCGGCAGCGCGCCCGCCGACGCCGTGACGCCGTCGCACTCGGACTCGCTCGCCAAGCTCGTCGAGGACACCGCGCCCGCGCCGACCCCTGGCGAGGCGGAGACCGTCGCCATCCCCGTCGACGGTGCCGCCGCGTCCGCCGGGGCCGACGCCGAGAGCACCGACGAGGCCGGCGGGGCGCCGTCCGAGGCGGAGACGCGGGTGCTGCCCGCCGCCGGTCGCGCACTGGACGACGAGGAAGGGCCGGTCGAGCACGACGCCGACGAGGATGCCGCCGCCGAAGCCGACGAAGCGGACGAGGACGACGCCGAGGCCGACGCTGCGGATGCCGGGAGCGACGAGGCCGCGGGGGCTGCGGCGTCGCCGCTCCGGACCGTCGGGCCGGTGGTGACCACCTCGCCCGCCGCCGACGAGTCGGAGACCACGGTGCTCCCCGTCGTGCAGCGGCCCAGCACCGCCGAGACCACCGCCTTCCCCGCGCAGAGCCGCCCGGCCGAGGAGACTCCCGCGGAACCCGCCGAGGATGAGGCGAGCGCTGACGAGGCCGTCGCCGACGAAGGCGCGCAGGAGGCGGACGAGGCTGCGGCGACGTCCGAGACCGACGAAGCCGACACCGACACGGACACCGATCAGGTTGCGGCCGACGCGGTCGCGGCCGACGCAGACGGCACCGACGAGGACGGCCCGGAGCGCGCGGACGGGTCCGACAGCGCCGAGGACGCGGACGGTGCGGACGGCCCCGGTGGCGCAGATGCGGCTGACGGCGCGGACAGTGCGGACGGGTCCGACGACGCCGACGACGACGGCCCCTCGGTCGCCGCCGCGGCCGCCGGGGTTGCGGGAGCCGCTGCCGTCGTGGCAGGCGCTGCCGCGGTCGCCGACGAGGATCAGGACGACGACGCCTCCGCCGAGGACGACGCGACCGCGGACGACGCCGTCGACGAGGACGATGTCACTTCCGAAGCCGCCGAGGACGCCGACGAGGACACCGCGAGCGACGACGAGCCGGAGCCCACTGCGGACGACGCGCCCGTCGCCGACGACGCCGTGGACGACGAAGCCGCCGCGGACGACGACGAGCAGGATCCCGCCGTCCAGGACGAGACAGCCCAGGACGACGCGGACCAGGACGAGGCGGCCGACGAGGGCGACGCGGAAGCCTCCGACGAGGACGGCGCCGACGAGGCGGCGTCGCCGCTGCGCACCGTCGGACCGGTCGAGACCGAGGCGCCCGCGCCGGAGGCGACCGCCGAGGACGAGGCGGACGGGGCCGCACCCGACGAGGCCACCGCGGCCGACGACGCAGGCGACGTCGACGAGGCGGACGCGGCTGCGACGACGGCGATCCCCGTCGCGGAGCGGCCCGACCAGGCGATCATCGACACGGAGCAGAACGAGCTGCCGGACGCGACGCCGGCCACGGAGGCGATCCCCGTCGCGCCGCTCGCTGCGCCCGCAGCGCCCGGTCCCGACCTCGCGAAGCCCCGGGCGCCGCAGGAGAGCGCGGGGCGGCAGTCGCCCGAGTACTACGCGCCGGCCGGCGGGCAGGACGCACCGTCGAAGGGCAAGCGGACGCTGTGGATCGTCGCGGCCGCGGTGGTGGCGGTCGTGGTGATCGTCGCGGCCATCGCACTGCTGGTGCCCAAGTCCGGTTCCGGCTCGTCGAGCGACCCGCGGCAGCAGGCGGCCAACGCGACGACGTCGTTCATCGACGCCGTGGGCCGCGGCGACCTCGCCGCCCTGCGTGCGCAGACCTGCGGCAACGCCAAGGCCTACTACGACGGTCTGGGCGACGACCAGTGGCAGCGCGTCTACGGCAACGCCAAGGCCGACGGCCTGCTCCCCGAGCTCGACGGCCTCCAGGCCGTGGACGTGCGGGGCGAGAAGGCCGAGGTGCAGGTCGAGGTGCACTACGCCAACAAGCCGAGCGCGAAGGTGCGCAACACCCTCACACTGGAGAAGGACGCGGACACCTGGAAGGTGTGCACCCGCGTCGGGGCGCGATGA
- a CDS encoding DUF3151 domain-containing protein, producing the protein MTSFGDLLGPPPVLLDIDEEPELQLNQGRPAVEVAADTPTSSLAWAVLAEGALDAGEAVTAYAYARTGYHRGLDQLRRQGWRGFGPVPYSHENNRGFLRAVAALARAAQSIGEEDEYLRCLDLLNDCDPEAAGALGLGA; encoded by the coding sequence ATGACGTCCTTCGGAGATCTCCTCGGCCCGCCCCCGGTCCTGCTCGACATCGACGAAGAGCCGGAACTCCAGCTGAACCAAGGCCGCCCGGCCGTCGAGGTCGCGGCGGACACCCCCACCTCGTCGCTGGCGTGGGCCGTGCTCGCCGAGGGCGCGCTCGACGCGGGCGAGGCCGTCACCGCCTACGCCTACGCGCGGACCGGCTACCACCGCGGCCTCGACCAGCTGCGCCGCCAGGGCTGGCGCGGCTTCGGCCCGGTGCCCTACAGCCACGAGAACAACCGCGGATTCCTGCGGGCGGTGGCCGCGCTGGCCCGCGCCGCGCAGTCGATCGGCGAGGAAGACGAGTACCTCCGTTGCCTGGACCTGTTGAACGACTGTGACCCCGAAGCCGCCGGCGCCCTCGGACTCGGCGCGTAG
- a CDS encoding DedA family protein gives MLEFVQTAGPVMIWLVVAGFVFCECAFIIGLFLPGDSLLLTAGLAMATTGHSAMSVWGLALAAFLAAIAGNHVGYGIGVKMGDHVLAKQDGRYLNAHNLHRVKELMDKHGFFSVLIARWIPWVRTLCPLVAGAVGMDKRKFTIASVLGSLIWAPFLLLVGYYASSALQDYKWILDWALRGMIVMLVAGTIVGIVGYRREMRKPNVTVDLDD, from the coding sequence GTGCTCGAATTCGTCCAGACCGCCGGGCCGGTGATGATCTGGCTCGTCGTGGCCGGATTCGTGTTCTGCGAGTGCGCCTTCATCATCGGGCTGTTCCTCCCCGGCGATTCGCTGCTGCTCACCGCCGGCCTGGCCATGGCCACCACCGGCCACTCCGCGATGTCCGTGTGGGGACTCGCGCTGGCGGCCTTCCTCGCGGCGATCGCCGGCAACCACGTGGGCTACGGCATCGGCGTCAAGATGGGCGATCACGTGCTCGCCAAGCAGGACGGCCGCTACCTCAACGCGCACAACCTGCACCGGGTCAAGGAACTGATGGACAAGCACGGCTTCTTCTCCGTGCTCATCGCCCGCTGGATCCCCTGGGTCCGCACGCTGTGCCCGCTGGTCGCCGGCGCGGTCGGCATGGACAAGCGGAAGTTCACCATCGCCTCGGTCCTGGGCTCACTGATCTGGGCGCCGTTCCTGTTGCTCGTGGGCTACTACGCCTCCTCGGCGCTGCAGGACTACAAGTGGATCCTCGACTGGGCGCTGCGCGGCATGATCGTCATGCTCGTCGCCGGCACGATCGTCGGGATCGTCGGCTACCGGCGCGAGATGCGCAAGCCGAACGTCACCGTCGACCTCGACGACTGA
- the fbaA gene encoding class II fructose-bisphosphate aldolase, protein MPIATPEAYREMLDRAREGGYAYPAINCTSSETINAAIKGFADAGSDGIIQFSTGGAEFGSGLGVKDMVVGAVALAEFAHVVAAQYDVTVALHTDHCPKDKLDSYVRPLLAISQERVDAGRNPLFQSHMWDGSAVPLEENLEIAQELLAKAKAAKIILEIEIGVVGGEEDGVENEINDKLFTSDEDFAKTVDALGAEGYLLAATFGNVHGVYKPGNVKLRPEVLRDGQAVASEKLGLPAGSKPFDFVFHGGSGSLKSEIEDSLSYGVVKMNVDTDTQYAFTRPVAGHMLSNYDGVLKIDGEVGNKKVYDPRSYLKKAETSMAERVVEACNDLHSAGKSISAK, encoded by the coding sequence ATGCCCATCGCCACCCCCGAGGCCTACCGGGAGATGCTGGACCGCGCCCGTGAGGGCGGTTACGCCTACCCGGCGATCAACTGCACGTCCAGTGAGACGATCAACGCGGCGATCAAGGGTTTCGCCGATGCGGGCAGTGACGGGATCATCCAGTTCTCCACGGGCGGCGCCGAGTTCGGTTCCGGTCTGGGGGTCAAGGACATGGTGGTCGGTGCGGTCGCGTTGGCGGAGTTCGCGCATGTGGTGGCGGCGCAGTACGACGTGACCGTCGCCCTGCACACCGATCATTGCCCGAAGGACAAGCTCGATTCGTATGTGCGGCCGCTGCTGGCGATCTCGCAGGAACGCGTCGATGCCGGCCGCAATCCGTTGTTCCAGTCGCACATGTGGGACGGGTCGGCGGTGCCGCTGGAGGAGAACCTCGAGATCGCCCAGGAGCTGCTCGCGAAGGCGAAGGCGGCGAAGATCATCCTGGAGATCGAGATCGGTGTGGTCGGTGGTGAGGAGGACGGCGTCGAGAACGAGATCAACGACAAGCTGTTCACCTCGGATGAGGATTTCGCGAAGACCGTCGACGCGCTGGGTGCGGAGGGGTATCTGCTGGCGGCGACGTTCGGCAACGTCCACGGTGTGTACAAGCCGGGGAATGTGAAGCTGCGTCCGGAGGTGTTGCGGGACGGTCAGGCGGTGGCCTCCGAGAAGTTGGGGCTGCCGGCGGGGAGCAAGCCGTTCGATTTCGTTTTCCACGGCGGGTCGGGGTCGCTGAAGTCGGAGATCGAGGACTCGCTGTCCTACGGCGTGGTGAAGATGAACGTCGACACCGACACCCAGTACGCGTTCACCCGTCCGGTCGCCGGGCACATGCTGTCGAACTACGACGGTGTCCTCAAGATCGACGGTGAGGTCGGTAACAAGAAGGTCTACGACCCCCGCTCCTACCTGAAGAAGGCCGAGACCTCGATGGCCGAGCGCGTCGTCGAGGCCTGCAACGACCTGCACTCCGCCGGCAAGTCCATCAGCGCGAAGTAA
- a CDS encoding Na+/H+ antiporter: protein MELAVGLVALVATVLVVSAFCDRLGLAAPLVLTVVGIGVSFIPAVPDVPLNPDVVLLGLLPPLLYAAASKASLVDFKENIRPIGMLSVGLVLFTAAAVGVVTSYLLDIPFAAGLALGAIVGPPDAVAATAVGRRIGLPRRVTTLLEGESLFNDATSIVLLRTAIAAVAGTIGFWQVLGSFALSAVGGVVVGVLAALLIRFALRRLTDPVLTTGISLISPWIAYLPAEHIHASGVVATVVAGLIVAYRAPTDQTAIGRMSARINWSTIQFLLENAVFLLIGLQMRTIFEGADNSPIGWPLIITTCIAVMLTVILARMVWCAPSALIAIKVDDADERLTAGETTVLSWAGMRGVVTLAAAFILPLDFPDREVLVFAAMVVVAGSLLIQGSTLPALARLLKVQGPNARTDALQQAVVMRAALNAGLARLDEIAASPENTVPATVLDGVREHTINRERAFWERLGPDSANTPAAQLRAIRLQMIAAEREEVLRMRDAGQGDHEVLEQVLSNFDVEEAMLEVSAVRSERIAVAELLTPPWAQDECDHLRVSDDFADPVPLSETCLECIAAGQNPVALRLCLTCGHVGCCDSSEGKHATVHHEHTNHPVIRSFQPGESWRWCYIDELLK from the coding sequence ATGGAGCTCGCTGTTGGGCTGGTCGCCCTCGTCGCCACGGTTCTGGTGGTCAGTGCATTCTGTGACCGTCTCGGTCTCGCCGCGCCGTTGGTGCTGACGGTGGTGGGCATCGGGGTGTCGTTCATCCCCGCGGTGCCCGACGTGCCGCTCAATCCCGACGTGGTGCTGCTGGGTCTGCTGCCACCGCTGCTGTACGCGGCGGCGTCGAAGGCCTCGCTCGTCGATTTCAAGGAGAACATCCGGCCCATCGGGATGCTGTCGGTCGGGCTGGTGCTGTTCACGGCCGCGGCCGTCGGCGTCGTGACCTCGTACCTCCTCGACATCCCGTTCGCCGCCGGGCTGGCGCTCGGCGCCATCGTCGGGCCGCCCGACGCGGTGGCCGCGACCGCGGTGGGCCGGCGCATCGGCCTGCCCCGCCGCGTGACGACCCTGCTCGAGGGCGAGTCCCTGTTCAACGACGCCACGTCGATCGTGCTGCTGCGGACCGCGATCGCGGCGGTCGCGGGCACCATCGGCTTCTGGCAGGTCCTCGGCTCGTTCGCGCTCAGCGCGGTCGGCGGCGTGGTCGTCGGCGTCCTCGCCGCCCTGCTGATCCGGTTCGCGCTGCGCCGACTGACGGACCCGGTGCTCACCACCGGTATCAGCCTGATCAGCCCCTGGATCGCCTACCTGCCGGCCGAGCACATCCACGCCTCGGGTGTGGTGGCGACGGTCGTCGCGGGACTCATCGTCGCGTACCGGGCACCCACCGATCAGACGGCCATCGGCCGGATGTCGGCGCGGATCAACTGGAGCACCATCCAGTTCCTGCTGGAGAACGCCGTCTTCCTGCTCATCGGCCTGCAGATGCGAACGATCTTCGAGGGGGCGGACAACTCGCCGATCGGGTGGCCGCTCATCATCACGACGTGCATCGCGGTGATGCTCACGGTGATCCTCGCGCGGATGGTGTGGTGCGCGCCGTCGGCCCTCATCGCGATCAAGGTGGACGACGCCGACGAGCGGCTCACGGCCGGCGAGACGACGGTGCTGTCGTGGGCCGGGATGCGCGGCGTGGTCACGCTGGCCGCGGCGTTCATCCTCCCGCTCGACTTCCCCGACCGCGAGGTGCTCGTCTTCGCCGCCATGGTCGTCGTGGCCGGCAGCCTCCTGATCCAGGGGTCGACGCTGCCCGCGCTCGCCAGGCTGCTCAAGGTGCAGGGGCCGAACGCCCGCACCGATGCGCTGCAGCAGGCCGTCGTCATGCGGGCCGCCCTCAACGCCGGCCTCGCGCGACTCGACGAGATCGCGGCGAGCCCGGAGAACACCGTGCCCGCCACCGTGCTCGACGGGGTGCGGGAGCACACGATCAACCGCGAGCGCGCGTTCTGGGAGCGGCTCGGCCCCGACTCCGCGAACACCCCCGCCGCCCAACTCCGCGCGATCCGGCTGCAGATGATCGCCGCCGAGCGCGAGGAGGTGTTGCGGATGCGCGACGCCGGCCAGGGCGACCACGAGGTCCTCGAGCAGGTGCTGTCCAACTTCGACGTCGAGGAGGCGATGCTGGAGGTCTCGGCCGTCCGCAGCGAGCGCATCGCGGTGGCCGAACTGCTCACCCCGCCGTGGGCGCAGGACGAATGTGACCATCTTCGCGTTTCGGACGATTTCGCCGACCCGGTGCCGCTCAGCGAGACCTGTCTCGAGTGCATCGCGGCGGGCCAGAACCCCGTCGCCCTGCGACTGTGCCTGACCTGCGGACACGTCGGCTGCTGCGACTCCTCCGAGGGCAAGCACGCGACCGTCCACCACGAGCACACCAATCATCCCGTGATCCGCAGCTTCCAGCCCGGGGAGTCCTGGCGGTGGTGCTACATCGACGAACTCCTGAAATAG
- a CDS encoding DedA family protein, whose product MPLNDLTLAASTTMQAFALKDITDPVAVLNAFGGIALVGLLLVVFIESGVLFPVLPGDSLLFVAGLLTAAGTGTAVGEATYTGSAMSLPVLLIATPIAAILGSQVGYFIGRFGGEKFFKPDARFLKTKYLDESHEFFEKYGPATLILARFVPFVRTFAPIAAGAAKMSYAKFVIWNAIGAVIWADGILLLGVWLGKIDWVRTNIDKIFIGIVLVSVLPIVWGVVKKYLAGRRATAADTGA is encoded by the coding sequence GTGCCTCTCAACGACCTGACTCTGGCCGCCTCGACCACCATGCAGGCGTTCGCCCTCAAGGACATCACCGATCCGGTGGCCGTCCTCAACGCCTTCGGCGGCATCGCCCTGGTGGGCCTGCTGCTCGTGGTGTTCATCGAATCCGGCGTGCTGTTCCCGGTGCTCCCGGGTGACTCGCTGCTGTTCGTCGCCGGCCTGCTGACCGCGGCCGGGACCGGCACCGCCGTCGGCGAGGCGACGTACACGGGCTCAGCGATGTCGCTGCCGGTGCTGTTGATCGCGACCCCGATCGCGGCGATCCTCGGCTCGCAGGTGGGCTATTTCATCGGCCGGTTCGGCGGCGAGAAGTTCTTCAAGCCCGACGCCCGCTTCCTCAAGACCAAGTACCTCGACGAGTCGCACGAGTTCTTCGAGAAGTACGGCCCCGCCACGCTGATCCTCGCCCGCTTCGTCCCGTTCGTGCGCACCTTCGCGCCGATCGCCGCCGGCGCCGCGAAGATGAGCTACGCCAAGTTCGTCATCTGGAACGCGATCGGCGCCGTGATCTGGGCCGACGGCATCCTCCTGCTGGGCGTGTGGCTCGGCAAGATCGACTGGGTCCGCACCAACATCGACAAGATCTTCATCGGCATCGTGCTGGTCTCCGTGCTGCCCATCGTGTGGGGCGTCGTCAAGAAGTACCTCGCGGGGCGGCGCGCCACCGCCGCCGATACCGGCGCCTAG
- a CDS encoding ABC-F family ATP-binding cassette domain-containing protein: MTVLQTRDLSVAYADRTLFSGLDLVIAPGDVVGLVGANGAGKSTLLKLLAGVGADGGPDVTGTVDLSPADAEVGYLAQEHERRPGETVAQFVARRTGVAAAQEAMDAAALALGDDPDTDLYTPALDRWLALGGADLEQRLEAILSDVGLDSPDAAMTGLSGGQAARAGLAAVLASRYDVLLLDEPTNDLDLAGLELLERFVAEAATAIVVVSHDREFLARTVTTVVELDLAQQQIGVYGGGYEAYLTEREVARRHAREEYEEYSGKLSDLQDRAQMQRNWMEHGVRNARRKMKNGSDPDKAGRKARLESTEKQASKARQTERAIERLEVVAEPRKEWELRMSILAAPRSGTVVVTASGASVAYPGLTVGPVTVSVEYGDRILLTGPNGAGKSTLLGLLLGRLTPSAGSVVHGSGVEVGEVDQARGRFLSDGPLLDAFCAEVPETPPADVRTLLAKFGLRGHHVLRPASSLSPGERTRAALALLQARGVNLLVLDEPTNHLDLPAIEQLEQAVESFDGTVILVTHDRRMLDTVRATRRWRMADGALTED, encoded by the coding sequence ATGACCGTCCTGCAGACCCGCGACCTGTCCGTCGCGTACGCCGACCGCACCCTCTTCTCGGGCCTCGACCTCGTGATCGCGCCGGGCGACGTGGTCGGGCTGGTCGGCGCCAACGGCGCCGGGAAGTCGACGCTGCTCAAGCTCCTCGCCGGGGTGGGCGCGGACGGCGGGCCCGACGTCACCGGCACCGTCGACCTCTCCCCCGCCGACGCGGAGGTCGGATACCTGGCGCAGGAGCACGAGCGCCGGCCCGGCGAGACCGTCGCACAGTTCGTCGCGCGACGGACCGGCGTCGCGGCGGCGCAGGAGGCGATGGACGCGGCCGCGCTCGCCCTCGGCGACGATCCCGACACCGACCTCTACACTCCCGCGCTGGACCGGTGGCTCGCCCTCGGCGGCGCCGACCTGGAGCAACGCCTGGAGGCGATCCTGTCCGACGTGGGGCTGGACAGCCCGGACGCGGCGATGACGGGTCTGTCCGGCGGGCAAGCCGCCCGCGCGGGCCTCGCGGCGGTGCTGGCCTCGCGGTACGACGTACTGCTGCTCGACGAGCCCACCAACGACCTGGACCTCGCCGGCCTGGAGCTGTTGGAGCGCTTCGTCGCGGAGGCGGCGACCGCGATCGTCGTGGTCTCGCACGACCGCGAGTTCCTGGCCCGGACGGTGACCACGGTCGTGGAACTGGACCTCGCGCAGCAGCAGATCGGCGTCTACGGCGGCGGTTACGAGGCGTACCTGACCGAGCGCGAGGTCGCGCGGCGGCACGCGCGCGAGGAGTACGAGGAGTATTCGGGCAAGCTCTCCGACCTGCAGGATCGCGCGCAGATGCAGCGCAACTGGATGGAGCACGGCGTGCGCAACGCGCGCCGCAAGATGAAGAACGGCTCCGATCCCGACAAGGCCGGCCGCAAGGCGCGGCTCGAGTCGACGGAGAAGCAGGCCTCCAAGGCGCGGCAGACCGAGCGCGCGATCGAGCGCCTCGAGGTGGTCGCCGAGCCGCGCAAGGAGTGGGAGCTGCGGATGTCGATCCTCGCGGCGCCCCGCAGCGGGACGGTCGTGGTGACGGCGTCCGGGGCCTCCGTGGCGTATCCCGGCCTGACGGTCGGGCCGGTGACGGTGAGCGTCGAGTACGGCGACCGGATCCTGCTCACCGGCCCGAACGGGGCCGGCAAGTCCACGCTGCTGGGGCTGCTGCTGGGCCGCCTGACGCCCTCCGCCGGATCGGTCGTCCACGGGTCCGGGGTCGAGGTGGGCGAGGTCGATCAGGCCCGCGGCCGCTTCCTGTCCGACGGTCCGCTGCTGGACGCGTTCTGCGCGGAGGTGCCGGAGACGCCGCCCGCCGACGTGCGGACGCTGCTCGCGAAGTTCGGGCTGCGCGGGCACCACGTGCTGCGCCCCGCCTCGTCGCTCTCCCCCGGCGAGCGGACCCGCGCCGCGCTGGCGCTGTTGCAGGCCCGCGGCGTGAACCTGCTGGTCCTCGACGAGCCGACCAACCACCTCGACCTGCCCGCGATCGAGCAGCTGGAGC
- a CDS encoding FUSC family protein, whose product MTPKPPAPSDSARSRLLRRHNALPQVIQSRTKRLWNAKLPILQCAVAAGIAWFIANDVIGHVSPFFAPIAAIISLGLSLNQRLRRSLELVGGVTVGIGVGDLLISVIGTGPWQLALVVAIAMAVAVLADRGPLVPMQAASSAVLVATLLPPGSTGGWTRMLDALIGGLVGVVIVALIPNNPARRPRKDAAKVLDTMRRVVASVAAGLTDRDISSLEWALETARATQPDLDQLSSDLAGGIEITKVSPMFWSSRQRMDKLQAIADPLDNAVRNIRVMARRALGSNQAGEKIDPALVTEIGRLADAFKTLRDVVLAEPGMQPDQAEAARVLRSSARRANALHLEESETLNEVMIYGQLRSTIVDLLQVAGLSRTSAVAQMRDVPKKKDAPKPPE is encoded by the coding sequence GTGACCCCGAAGCCGCCGGCGCCCTCGGACTCGGCGCGTAGCCGACTCCTCCGGCGGCACAATGCGCTGCCGCAGGTGATCCAGAGCCGCACCAAGCGGCTCTGGAACGCCAAGCTGCCGATTCTGCAGTGCGCGGTCGCCGCCGGCATCGCGTGGTTCATCGCGAACGACGTGATCGGCCACGTCTCGCCGTTCTTCGCGCCGATCGCCGCGATCATCTCGCTGGGGCTCTCGCTCAACCAGCGGCTGCGTCGGTCGCTGGAACTGGTGGGCGGCGTCACCGTCGGCATCGGCGTGGGCGACCTGCTGATCTCGGTGATCGGGACCGGGCCGTGGCAGCTGGCCCTCGTCGTGGCGATCGCGATGGCCGTCGCCGTGCTCGCCGACCGCGGCCCGCTCGTGCCGATGCAGGCGGCGTCGTCGGCGGTGCTGGTCGCGACGCTGCTGCCGCCCGGTTCGACGGGCGGTTGGACCCGCATGCTCGACGCCCTCATCGGCGGCCTCGTCGGCGTGGTGATCGTGGCGCTCATCCCGAACAATCCCGCGCGGCGGCCCCGCAAGGACGCCGCGAAGGTCCTCGACACCATGCGCCGCGTCGTCGCCTCGGTCGCCGCAGGTCTGACCGACCGCGACATCTCCTCGCTCGAATGGGCGCTGGAGACCGCCCGCGCCACCCAACCCGACCTGGACCAGCTCTCCAGCGACCTCGCCGGCGGCATCGAGATCACCAAGGTCTCGCCGATGTTCTGGAGCTCGCGGCAGCGGATGGACAAGCTGCAGGCCATCGCCGACCCTCTCGACAACGCCGTGCGCAACATCCGGGTCATGGCGCGGCGGGCACTCGGTTCCAACCAGGCGGGCGAGAAGATCGACCCGGCGCTGGTCACCGAGATCGGGAGGCTGGCCGACGCGTTCAAGACCCTGCGCGACGTGGTCCTCGCCGAGCCCGGGATGCAGCCGGACCAGGCTGAGGCCGCGCGCGTCCTGCGGTCCTCGGCGCGCCGCGCGAACGCCCTGCACCTGGAGGAGAGCGAGACGCTCAACGAGGTGATGATCTACGGCCAGCTGCGCTCGACGATCGTCGACCTGCTGCAGGTCGCGGGCCTCTCCCGCACCTCGGCGGTCGCGCAGATGCGGGACGTGCCGAAGAAGAAGGACGCCCCGAAGCCGCCCGAGTGA